Proteins co-encoded in one Pocillopora verrucosa isolate sample1 chromosome 1, ASM3666991v2, whole genome shotgun sequence genomic window:
- the LOC131785936 gene encoding histidinol-phosphate aminotransferase-like, protein MSHLQLDLQNLVRPNILKLIPYRCARDDYENGILLDANECSYGSCIPMEGDMNRYPSPYNFDLKEKIAKYRGVRKEQIFLGVGSDEAIDMVVRVFCTPGEGSLLITPPTYGMYKVVADINNVQVISVPLTEEFHLPVDEVVDAVTPQTHVIFLCSPNNPTGNTLATDRIIALLERFDGIVVIDEAYVDFSTCGSLCYLLDKYPRLVILQTFSKAFGLAGIRFGMAIAHEDIITIFNKVKFPYNISKLTASVAHKALDNINLMEANVKSIAEQKERIIEELEKIPTVRKIFPSDSNFVFLRVDHAYEIYKKMASEKGVVIRYQGSKVHCKDCVRITVGTSEENDELLKTLKKTIAELDEAPNGSV, encoded by the exons ATGAGTCATTTACAGCTTGATTTGCAAAATCTGGTGAGACCAAATATACTGAAGTTGATTCCTTACAGATGTGCAAGGGATGATTACGAAAACG GCATTCTCCTGGATGCCAATGAATGTTCATATGGATCATGCATTCCAATGGAAGGTGACATGAATCGTTACCCCTCCCCCTACAACTTTGATTTGAAGGAGAAAATAGCAAAGTACAGGGGGGTGAGGAAAGAGCAGATATTTCTTGGAGTGGGTAGTGATGAAGCAATTGACATGGTGGTAAGGGTGTTCTGTACCCCTGGTGAGGGAAGTCTATTGATCACCCCACCTACATATGGAATGTATAAG GTTGTGGCTGACATAAACAATGTGCAAGTCATTTCAGTTCCTCTGACAGAAGAGTTCCATTTGCCAGTTGATGag gttgtAGATGCAGTAACTCCACAAACCCATGTGATTTTTTTATGTTCCCCAAACAACCCAACAGGCAACACTCTGGCAACTGACAGAATTATTGCACTTCTTGAGAGATTTGATGGAATAGTGGTGATTGATGAAGCGTATGTTGATTTCAGCACTTGTGGTAGTCTGTGTTATCTTCTCGACAAATATCCTCGCTTAGTAATTCTGCAGACTTTTTCCAAGGCATTTGGTTTGGCAGGAATAAG GTTTGGGATGGCCATTGCTCATGAAGACATCATTACAATATTCAACAAAGTGAAATTTCCTTATAACATCAGCAAACTCACTGCTTCTGTGGCTCACAAAGCACTAGATAACATAAACCTTATGGAGGCTAATGTGAAGAGCATTGCTGAACAGAAAGAAAGGATTATTGAAGAGCTGGAAAAAATTCCAACAGTGAGAAAG ATTTTTCCATCAGATAGCAACTTCGTTTTTCTGAGGGTAGACCACGCCTATGAAATCTACAAGAAAATGGCCTCAGAGAAAGGTGTTGTGATTCGCTATCAAGGATCTAAAGTCCACTGCAAAGATTGTGTCAGAATTACCGTTGGGACCTCCGAGGAAAATGACGAATTGCTTAAGACCTTGAAGAAAACCATAGCTGAGCTGGATGAGGCTCCAAATGGTTCGGTCTGA